In Euphorbia lathyris chromosome 2, ddEupLath1.1, whole genome shotgun sequence, the sequence TAtttccgatactgagttgccttttcactcagcttccaaggtcagcttcgttctgcaagatatagttctgaagaagacttcttttctttcatgctgagttgctttccactcagcttctttgatcagcttcatttgtaagctttgatactgaagaagactttccttctttcgtactgagttattcttttactcagctcgtgctatgttatcatgctgactaagttctgtcttacttgattcttgttcttataaatatttttatacttaacattgaacaaacccattagtacaattaaatcaaagcacttaaatttaattgtcttaatcatggattaacttaaatcattttgtcaaatcaaaatcatgtggaaaggtgtttcaacaatataaGCATTCGGCTAATGAGAAGCGTTGGCATGTGGGGTTTGAGGTGCGCGATTTTGTGTGAGTTGTTTTTACAAAAGATAGATTCGTTGTTGGATAGTATAACAAGTTGTCGGCCAAAAAGATTGATGTCGTGGAGATCATTGAGAAGATTAACCTGAATGTGTATCGTTTGCAAGCCATATTCATATAGCCAATGTTTTTAATGTCAGGCCTCTGATTCCATTTACGGGTCATTCCCCTGATGGTAACAATTCGAGGGTGAATCCTGTCCACTTAAGGGAGAATGATGCGGTTAAAAAGGTAGTCGTAAAATTTATGGAGAAATATAATTTAGTGGTGAATCGATAAATTCTATCATCTATAAGGGAGTGTTTGGTTGGAGACAATGAAGGTAGGGAATGGGAATGGAAATGAATTTTTCCCTTTGTTAATATTTGGTTAtgatgaactaacgagttcacttcaaaatggtataccatggtgcatgttgtttgcagatgatattgtgttagttgatgagacgaaagaaggcgtggagaggaagttggaactatggagacaaactttgaatctagaggctttaagttgagccgaagtaagacagaatatttggagtgtatgTTTAGCGGCGATATGAGTAGGAAGGTGGAGACAATCACCCCGGATGGGAGAGTTGTCCAGATCTCgaattgcttccggtatttagggtCTATTTTCCAAacagatggagaagtagatggggATGTTGCtaataggattaaatctggttggacgaagtggaagagtgctacgggtttactttgtgaccccggcatgcctaatagattaaAGGAAAACTTCTACCACACGACAATTAGACcaacattgttatatggtacggagtgttgggcagtgaaacccTAACagattcataagatgtcggaggcggagatgcgtatgttgagatggatgtgtggtcatacgagaaaggatcgggtgattaatgaaataattaggacaaaagtaggggttacatctattgagaataaaaagaGGGAAAACCGAATAAGGTAGTTTGGTCATGTAAGATGAAGAGcgtttgatgcgccggttagaaggactgaagagtggcaaaggatGTAATGGTGAAGAGAAgtggaagacctaagcaaacttggaagagagtgattgagagtgatatgagtttattggagattgaggaaaatatggtagtggataggaggGAGTGGAGGGATAGAATTTATATCGCCGACACGACTTaattcacggttttatatgatgattcatgttagccgatcgcAAATCATTTCGAAACTAAAACTATTGTTGTTAATGTTTGGTTAACTAATATTAAAGTTGGAATGGAATCGCATTACCTTTACCTTTAGATATATGAATTAATGATTCCCCTTCCTCCCTCCTATTTATTTGTAATTTATGGAACacccatgattttttttttgaaacatccACGATTTCCTTTGAAAATCACGATTTAAAATGCTTTCTAAAGTCATTTGATATGTTGCACACATCTgacatgaaaaataatttatggtTAAATGAAATAGATGCTGGCAATTCATTGATGTGAAATTCATaccataatattaaatattataattaatataaatcCATTATTCGATCTTCAAgcggttttattttatttttttatcaaattttattttaaatcctTCTCATAAATccaatttgaatttatttatttattttattaaagttataataataattattattattatatttaataaattatttttaatcctaccaaaaaaaaatatttttaataaaaattccaaAGGATTCCAGATTGAACCAAACAGATTAAATAATTTAgtcattccgattctgattctGTCAAATTCTAATTCTGATTCCAATTCCAAAATTTTAACCAAACGCACCCTATATTGCAGCGTTGGCAGTTTTATCATCTAGGACTTCTCATCTGGGACTTTTAGACCATTTCTAGTGGTGGTCACTTAGTTGTTACTAAATGGGTTAAGTAATTATTACCTCTGCATGAACAGTGCTCCATTCtctaaaatccaaaaaaaaatcagcAGTTTAGAGGCCATACCTGCGCACAGGAGTGTTGGATCTGGCATGTGGCATTCACGCGCCAAATCTGGCGAGTTATGCGCAGGACATGGCCTCAAAAAGCTGTTTTCTAATTGGTTAAAATGCTATTTTATCTCTAATTAATTACAATTTCGGCCCctcttattaattaataattttttttatctcataatatttttaaaaactacAACCACTCTAGTAGAATGTTACTTCACCTTGTTACTAAGTGCTTTTAAGTCACAATAGTTGTTACCAACCATTATGGATGCTCTTAATAGTCTTATGACAGTTTTAAGTTTTAAGCCAGTAAAAGGTTTAAATGTTAATATTGTGTcagttttaggtttttcctttACCTACCTATTGAGCACTCGAACCGTTCGCGAAAAGATGGAACCAAGTCGTACGAGGATAAAGAGATTCTTGAATCTATTAAAGAAACATTTTTATCTATAATATGTAGTTTATGAGAATCAAATTTGTTTTTCCTAAAAGTTCCTGTGCGCAATTCAGCGATGCAAAACAAATATGTTGATTCCAACCGCATCACTAGCCCTAGCCCTATGAAAGTGGGAATTGGAGATTCCCAACCCTAAGATGAATTGTCGATTTTCCTACGTAAAAACGAAATGAATATTTTTGTTGCATGAAATTCGAAACAGGGGATTAACGCTCAAGAGGATAAATACATTCACCCAAAGCACAAAGAATACAATTCAAATCAGAAGAAtcaaatttttatctattttttcgATTTGGGGGTATATTGCTACAATGTTCATACTGAGGGAGCTAGTGCTAGTGCTAGTGCTAGTGCATCAAAATCTTTAATACACCTTTGTGGAACAAAATCCATAAGACAAACTTTATGACTGTTAAGTAAAAAATCCTACATTCTAGAGCATCTGCTACCCCTTCCTTCCTTCTAAATCAGTAGTAGAGTTACAATGTTGTATGTGTTTTCACTTTCAGGCCTCCTATAAACGACTCCTTCCTGCCTCCCCCCCTTTTACACCTTATATAGCTGGTAAGCAGGCAAGCTTTCaaattcacttttttttttctttttttagtttACAAACACACGTATGCCACCAACAATGGCCTCGTCTTCCTCATCACCTTCAGATAATGATTGATTGCCGACGACTCGACTCGACTCAACTCAACTCTTTGATCCCTTTTGAATGAGGATAAATCAAATCACAAAGGGATTGGTAATTGGAGGGCTTCTTACCACCATTTCCAGCTTCTATCACAACTGCCTGGTCCCAGAACCTCATTCTTCAACTGAAAATCCCCTTGGGCCGATCTGGGGATAAATCAAATGCCCCTGTTAATATGTAAATCAAAAGCATCACACAACAGTCATGCACTCAGAGTTAAGCCAAAACAAAATAATAGGTCCAAATTTCCCCCTAACGTTTTTTGTAAGTGTAGATCATGCACCCCAACATAAGAGAAGGTAAAATTTTGTCAACATTTTCAATGTGGAGCAATTTTGGACCAGCAGTAGCGGAGTCAATCTTTGACTACTTCCAgtgcaaaaaaaataaacccagtccatatgggataggcataaaaaaaatattttgtacCTACTCAGACCGAGACAACAGACGTTTGGGCATGAGCTggatcaaaaaataaaataaaaagatgcagAGCCCTTCATCTGCTGGGGTATCAGAACCCCGCAAAGAAGATGGAGATGTGGTAGGGTGATTACTGACAGCCAGGGTGTCCTGTCTCCGCGCCTCTAATACCCAAGTAAACGTCCCGTTTTATGGGTTCTGTTCCTTGGACCCAAAATTGTTACCGCTCCAAGTTGAAAACATTAAAGAACAAAATTTACCACTTCCTATATTAGAGGTCTATTTGCACTTCCTCAAAAATGTTAGATGCCAATTTAAACCTTGTCTACTATTAGCAAATTATACTATCAGATATGACACTCCTCCAGTACCATGTTACTGCATTTCCCCATATGACTTGTTATGAATTAGATTTCAATATATGTAGTAGGTTATATTAAGCTTGACAAGCATGTTTATTTGTACGATACCTGTTTAGTATTGTAATCCTAAGCCACTGCGTTTATCCACAAGCAACTTGACTATAAGGCCCACTGCAATTCAGAAATCTTGCACTAACAACATGACTACCTCTGGAGGAGAGGCGAAGAAGGCTGATCAGGAGAAGACTGGTGGGCAGAGCTGCCATGAAATCTTTGATCCTCAAAGCCCACACTTGACCGACTTCCCTCATTCAAGTGTGATACTTCATTTACACCTGGAAAACCCACTGGACCAAGAGATCCAAACTCAAGCTGCTCTGCGGGAGCACCAAAACCAGCCCTGCGATCATAAGGATACAACATCACAACAGGTGGGAAGGCAGGCCCATTCGACGAAACACCAGCATGATTAATTGACGGTAGCGGATACATTCCATATGCCACATTGGCAGAACTACTCTGTGAGGAGTTTGGACGGACTGGACCATTCTGAGACTGGTAGGAAGAAAATGTATCATGCCTATGTGAGGCCCACGTCCTATCCGTTCGGCTCTCATTTGCAGCCAACCGATCCAGTCTAGAGCTGGATTTCTCAGCTTGGCTGCGACTGTGATTACGCCCAGCAGCTCTAGGTTTTGAATTAGCATTCCAATTCCCTTCCCTATCATGATGTTGATCATTTCTATCATAGCTGTAATTTCCCTTTCTACTATTCGTAGAATGCCGGTCCCGAACAGCTACCTTCTAAGGATGATTTGTGAAAcataaaaaaatccacaaaaatCAGcaatataaaaacataaaaattcaaTAAGCATAGAGTGAgaataaatttaaaaacaacAAACTATTGAATATGAGAACAACTCCAAATCCAACTGTCAGACAACCACCATTGGAATATCTCACTTGTTATCCATTTAAACATAAAATGTCTTAATTTAGTGCACCAAGTTAATacaactgaaacatcacggTAGAACAACAATTTCAAATGTCTGACTAATGAAAAGAACCCTCTTGTAAATACAAACTTGTGTTCCAAACTGGGTACTAAAACGGTCATATTTACTaaatttatttgtcattttCCTCTCTGAATTTAATTCTTATTCTGATTTTACTTCTAATCAATTGCTCACTTTGGAAGATGCAGCCTAAGGGTTAGTATCAAAGATAAAGGAGTCAATGCTAAAAATTGCTGGTCATAACAACACTCTTCTTAGAATCACAGCCAAACAGCCTAAAGTGCAACAAGGTATATCCTCCTTACTCTGTATTCCCCTTCCATTACAAATTGATCCCTATCACATGACttaaacacacacacacacactctctctctatatatatatatatgtatgtatgtatgtatatatatatatatatatatatatatatatatataggaataaaGGCCTATTTGGCCCGTGTGGTATCCAAAAATCTTGTAATTTTTCGACCGGTGGtatcatttggtaacatttgccCCTAAGGTGTTCCCATATGTGACATTTAACCCAATTTTtttacggaaaattaactgatcTATTAGTTTTTTGCCACATGCAATGTGTTGTGGTATGTGGCAAGAAGCATTAACAAATCAGTTAACTTTTCGTCcaaaatgggttaaatgtcaCTAGGGCTGTAAACGGGACGGGACGGGGATTGCATCAACCATCCCCGACCACTGGTCtatcggggattccccgtcctcGTCCCCGTCCCCAAATAATATATGGGGAAAATTTGGCTACCATCCCCACCCCGCGAGAAATCCCCATCCTCGCGGAGAATCCTCATACCcgtttaagtttttaatttctttactttttttcaAGGTTTCCAAGGTTTTGATTATCGAAGATCCCCATCCCCGGTGCATGCATTACTTATtagctttcaatttttttattttataatttcacTCCTAATATgttccattttaattttaaaccaaCCTAGTTAGAGATCTTActtaatctatcttaatttatttttagcaTATATCCCCGTTTTAAACCAATCAGTTTAGAACTCAaatctttttagtttattttttttagtttatctaaatcacatatatatttttttagtttatttttttatattcagGTATTTAGTCGGTGATCCCCGTTGGGAACATTGGGGACGGGGATGGGACACTTATAACCATACCCGCCCCATCCCCAACTGTCGGGGACAAAATAAAAACCATCCCTGCCCCATGGGGATCCCAAACGGGGATTCCCTGTCCCCAATGGGCCGGTCTCCAAtggggatggggaatccccaACTAATTGACAGCCCTAAATGTCACCTATGGGAATATCCAAGGGGCAAATGATAGCACAGGGGACAAATGACAAGATTTTGGATACTACAGGGCCAGACACTGAATGtccaaaaaaacatataaaaacgGCTGAAAATGATCCACAAAGAAAGTAGAAATGTTTAAAACATGCATTTAAGATAAAACAAAACAGACAACATTTTTCAAGGCCAAGACACAACAAATACGTGCAATTGCATGTAGAAGCAAATGAAATGCAGAGGAAATCTTACAGGATTTGGCAGATATGTCCCAGTCCCACTACGATATCTTGGCAGTTCATCAACATAATGTTGGTAAACACCAGCAGGTCTATTAGATACAGATTGTAGAGGAGCAGCAGGAACAACACGAGGCCCGTAACTCATAAGCTGAGTGAAAATATTCATGTTGGTCGAGAGAGGTCTTCCAGGACCATCCCATGGAAAGCGACCCTGTAGATATACAGGTGGCACCATAAGTGATGGACCATACACCAAAGGTGAAGAGTACCGGGGGCTTTGGCAAAAGCGTCCATATTGTAAGTTCTGCCAGTGGCTAGCAAAATCACTATGAAGAATGTCAGATTTGTGCTCCAATGTCTCACCAGAAGCAGCCCTTATCACAGTACTCGAAGTACTTAACACCTCGGATTGATCAAGTGACTCAGTTGAATCAAAATTCTGACCAGAATCACTTGTATCCACAACCTCCTCGACACTAAAATGACTTGTTGATGCATCAGAAGTTCCTGTCTCAGTAGGTAAGTTGTACACTGGCAGCATGACAAATGGAACTGGTGGCCCTGCTGGATAAAATGTAAAGGGAAGAACCCCTGAATCATCTGCAGTTCTTTGCCTTGAATTGGGACCTAATAGCATTGGTGCACCAAGGGGTATCAATGACTCAGACCCGCTTGTCTGTGATGTTTCAAATCCAGGAAGCTGATCCCTTGGAACATGCTGAGTTGCACCAGAAGATAAAGGTCTTATGCTCCTTTCAGTCATTTCAGCTCCCACAGAAGGGAGTGCATTCCAGTCTTTATTTTCATCATCTACCAGATTAGGAGAATGTTCTGATGAGTTCTTACCTTTCCCATAAACAGTAGATGTCACTGCCGAAGAAACTGTTTTCCTGTTTCTCTTCTCTCTAGATGATTTCGATGTCTTTGCAGATGATCCGTCCCATGAACTCTCGGAAGAGGTTCTACTTCTAAGAGAGCTACTAGGCCTCAAACCAGATGGTCTGTCATCAAGTTGAACATCAGCGTTATCCTTGTTGAATTTCTGTGGAACCCTCATAGAGCTACCAGATATTCGGGATGAAGAAACAAAGTTATGACTAACTGAAGAGGACTGCTGCTTCTCATCTGATTGATGCATTTCAAAGCCTCCATTCTCGAGATCAAAGCCACTGGTGGAGCCCCTCTCAGGCTCATGCCAGAATTCATGATCTGCCTCACTAATATTCATTTCCAAGGATCCAAAATTCTCATTACCAGGTTCAACTGAATCTGCTGTATTTGCAGCCATTCCCATACCAGGAAAATAATGGGTCAATGGTGACGAAACCAACCCCTGAGGAAACTGCATATTTGTGCCCCAAAGATTCTCTATCAAGGGAATATTTGAAGGTACCATTGCACCCAAATTTCTCTGAGGAGCATATCCCATAGAAGCCAGCACAGAAGGAGATATTGGATAAGGCATCTGATTGGATCCCAAATTTAGCGGAAAATGAACCTGTCCATTGAAGCCAAGACCTGCAGAAGATGCCATTATGTTTACAAAATCTTGCTCTTCTTGGTGCATGCCTTGCGCTCCAAGGGCAGCAGCAAATTCTTCACCTGTAACACCCATGCCTGAGTCATCTTGGTATCTACTTGAAACGCCACTTAATTCAACAGAAGCATCAAGGTTTTGACGGGATGAGGTATGTCTAACAGATGAAGGATTATCAGTTGAAGATTGAATAGCATGGCTTCCCAAATTTTCAGATTCCACGT encodes:
- the LOC136217570 gene encoding uncharacterized protein isoform X2, with product MGEHERLLPNGLLPNEAASVIRVLDSERWLKAEERTAELISCIQPNEPSEERRNAVADYVQRLITKCFPCEVFTFGSVPLKTYLPDGDIDLTAFSKNQNLKETWAHQVRDILEVEEKNENAEFHVKEVQYIQAEVKIIKCLVENIVVDISFNQLGGLCTLCFLEEVDHLINQDHLFKKSIILIKAWCYYESRILGAHHGLISTYALETLVLYIFHVFNNSFAGPLEVLYRFLEFFSKFDWDNFCVSLWGPVPISSLPDVTAEPPRNDSGELLLSKPFLEACSAVYAVGPGVQENNGQHFMSKFFNVIDPLRVNNNLGRSVSKGNFFRIRSAFAFGAKRLTRLLDCPKEDIFFEVNQFFMNTWDRHGSGQRPDAPRNELWHARLSTPELLLTLDNLKNNSNVKASGYEIQVDVAHGNYPLECSLRSTEVAVVSHTQSPKTSVNLNNTRTFDQSRRENSASQGLHTEKNQRSSKPDNLVAGEHQGRYLFARTRSSPELTETYGEVSFQGRRNRAQETGKGQTSSSRLDNSRRNNVESENLGSHAIQSSTDNPSSVRHTSSRQNLDASVELSGVSSRYQDDSGMGVTGEEFAAALGAQGMHQEEQDFVNIMASSAGLGFNGQVHFPLNLGSNQMPYPISPSVLASMGYAPQRNLGAMVPSNIPLIENLWGTNMQFPQGLVSSPLTHYFPGMGMAANTADSVEPGNENFGSLEMNISEADHEFWHEPERGSTSGFDLENGGFEMHQSDEKQQSSSVSHNFVSSSRISGSSMRVPQKFNKDNADVQLDDRPSGLRPSSSLRSRTSSESSWDGSSAKTSKSSREKRNRKTVSSAVTSTVYGKGKNSSEHSPNLVDDENKDWNALPSVGAEMTERSIRPLSSGATQHVPRDQLPGFETSQTSGSESLIPLGAPMLLGPNSRQRTADDSGVLPFTFYPAGPPVPFVMLPVYNLPTETGTSDASTSHFSVEEVVDTSDSGQNFDSTESLDQSEVLSTSSTVIRAASGETLEHKSDILHSDFASHWQNLQYGRFCQSPRYSSPLVYGPSLMVPPVYLQGRFPWDGPGRPLSTNMNIFTQLMSYGPRVVPAAPLQSVSNRPAGVYQHYVDELPRYRSGTGTYLPNPVAVRDRHSTNSRKGNYSYDRNDQHHDREGNWNANSKPRAAGRNHSRSQAEKSSSRLDRLAANESRTDRTWASHRHDTFSSYQSQNGPVRPNSSQSSSANVAYGMYPLPSINHAGVSSNGPAFPPVVMLYPYDRRAGFGAPAEQLEFGSLGPVGFPGVNEVSHLNEGSRSSVGFEDQRFHGSSAHQSSPDQPSSPLLQR
- the LOC136217570 gene encoding uncharacterized protein isoform X1; translated protein: MGEHERLLPNGLLPNEAASVIRVLDSERWLKAEERTAELISCIQPNEPSEERRNAVADYVQRLITKCFPCEVFTFGSVPLKTYLPDGDIDLTAFSKNQNLKETWAHQVRDILEVEEKNENAEFHVKEVQYIQAEVKIIKCLVENIVVDISFNQLGGLCTLCFLEEVDHLINQDHLFKKSIILIKAWCYYESRILGAHHGLISTYALETLVLYIFHVFNNSFAGPLEVLYRFLEFFSKFDWDNFCVSLWGPVPISSLPDVTAEPPRNDSGELLLSKPFLEACSAVYAVGPGVQENNGQHFMSKFFNVIDPLRVNNNLGRSVSKGNFFRIRSAFAFGAKRLTRLLDCPKEDIFFEVNQFFMNTWDRHGSGQRPDAPRNELWHARLSTPELLLTLDNLKNNSNVKASGYEIQVDVAHGNYPLECSLRSTEVAVVSHTQSPKTSVNLNNTRTFDQSRRENSASQGLHTEKNQRSSKPDNLVAGEHQGRYLFARTRSSPELTETYGEVSFQGRRNRAQETGKGQTSSSRLDNSRRNNVESENLGSHAIQSSTDNPSSVRHTSSRQNLDASVELSGVSSRYQDDSGMGVTGEEFAAALGAQGMHQEEQDFVNIMASSAGLGFNGQVHFPLNLGSNQMPYPISPSVLASMGYAPQRNLGAMVPSNIPLIENLWGTNMQFPQGLVSSPLTHYFPGMGMAANTADSVEPGNENFGSLEMNISEADHEFWHEPERGSTSGFDLENGGFEMHQSDEKQQSSSVSHNFVSSSRISGSSMRVPQKFNKDNADVQLDDRPSGLRPSSSLRSRTSSESSWDGSSAKTSKSSREKRNRKTVSSAVTSTVYGKGKNSSEHSPNLVDDENKDWNALPSVGAEMTERSIRPLSSGATQHVPRDQLPGFETSQTSGSESLIPLGAPMLLGPNSRQRTADDSGVLPFTFYPAGPPVPFVMLPVYNLPTETGTSDASTSHFSVEEVVDTSDSGQNFDSTESLDQSEVLSTSSTVIRAASGETLEHKSDILHSDFASHWQNLQYGRFCQSPRYSSPLVYGPSLMVPPVYLQGRFPWDGPGRPLSTNMNIFTQLMSYGPRVVPAAPLQSVSNRPAGVYQHYVDELPRYRSGTGTYLPNPKVAVRDRHSTNSRKGNYSYDRNDQHHDREGNWNANSKPRAAGRNHSRSQAEKSSSRLDRLAANESRTDRTWASHRHDTFSSYQSQNGPVRPNSSQSSSANVAYGMYPLPSINHAGVSSNGPAFPPVVMLYPYDRRAGFGAPAEQLEFGSLGPVGFPGVNEVSHLNEGSRSSVGFEDQRFHGSSAHQSSPDQPSSPLLQR